One region of Daphnia pulicaria isolate SC F1-1A chromosome 7, SC_F0-13Bv2, whole genome shotgun sequence genomic DNA includes:
- the LOC124351171 gene encoding uncharacterized protein LOC124351171, which translates to MVLQRGEKFIPGKHSYTCKKTLDKSLQAEIVAAVKSGVAQNVFATAKQVVEPIFLQNFEKDPERICRCSITLQELHSNKKKNPTQRIHLIWNSTGLDTRQMYRTVFNGDISVKTKNTLSRHLISATDGQLKFLKKAKRWYIDGTFFVTPKPFYQLYIIHAFIRHVELVKQVPLAFILMYRTTKKETTLLSLNIIYL; encoded by the exons ATGGTATTACAAAGAGGAGAAAAATTCATTCCCGGAAAACACTCATATACTTGCAAAAAAACACTCGACAAATCTCTGCAAGCGGAAATTGTTGCTGCCGTGAAAAGCGGAGTTGCTCAAAACGTGTTTGCCACTGCAAAACAAGTTGTCGAGccaatttttttgcaaaatttcGAGAAGGACCCTGAAAGAATTTGCCGGTGCTCTATAACGTTACAAGAGCTGCacagcaacaaaaagaaaaatcctacCCAAAGAATCCACTTAATTTGGAATTCGACTGGG cTTGATACCAGGCAAATGTACCGAACGGTTTTTAACGGCGACATTTCGGTGAAGACGAAAAACACATTAAGCCGCCACCTCATTTCCGCTACCGATGgccagttgaaatttttgaagaaagcCAAGCGGTGGTACATAGATGGAACTTTTTTCGTTACGCCAAAACCATTCTACCAGCTGTACATCATCCATGCCTTCATTAGACACGTAGAACTTGTTAAACaa GTGCCATTAGCCTTTATCCTAATGTAtcgcacaacaaaaaaagagactacACTGCTGTCTTTGAACATAATTTATCTCTGA